The window GGGACGCGGCGAGCTGGCGGGGCCGGACTCTCCCCTGGCCCCGCTGGCCGCCGAGCACGGGGTCACCCCGGCGCAACTGGCGCTGGCCTGGCTGCTGCACCACTCGCCGGTCATGCTGCCGATCCCGGGCACGTCGCGGGTGGCGCACCTGGAGGAGAACACGGCCGCCGCCGCGATCAGGCTGTCGGAGTCCGAGACCGAGCGCATCGCCAAGTTCCTGGACGGCTGAGCCCGTGAACGCGTGCGGCCCCGCCGGGAGACCGGCCGGGCCGCACGTGTCCGGAGCGGGCGGCGTCCGCCGCCCCACGGGGGCCGGCGGCGGGCCGTTCGCCCGGTTCAGCTCGGGCGCAGGCGAAAGACCTGGAGTCGCATGTCGTAGTACTTCTCGGTCTCGCCGACCCACTCCATGCCCAGTCTGCGCGCCACGGCCATCGCCCGCTCGTTGTTGGGACGCGCGACCGCGAAGACCTCCTCGATGCCCTGTTTGAACGCCCACGCGATGATGGCCTGGCTGGCCTCGGTGGCGTACCCCTGGCCCCACACGTCGGGACGCAGCACCCAGGACAGTTCGAAGTCCTCCTCGAAGGGCGGCAGGAGCTTGAGCGAGAGCCCTCCCACGAGCTGGCCGTCCTCCTCGCGGACGATGGCCCAACGCCCCGCGGGCGGAATCAGGTTGGGCCCCGCCTCGACCCAGGCGTGCAGAACCAGGCGCATCGCGTCGGTGTCGTGCACCGGATGCCATTCCGGCGTCAGCCAGTGCGCGACCTCGTCGGCCCCGTAGATGCGCAGGGCCTCCTCGGCGTCGTCCAGCTGCCACTCCCGGATGAGGAGTCGGTCGGTCGGCAACTCAAGGCTCATGTCACCACCGTAACCCGGGACAAACCACCACGACAGGGGGGAAGGGCAACAGACTCGGCATCCGGCCGGAGGGGCGCACCCCCGTCCGCCGACCCGTCCGTGTCCGCGGACGCCGAGCCCCGCGAACAGGACCCGAACCGGTCCGTCACGACCCCTTTACACCGCGTATCGCGGCCGTTAAGGTGACCAGCACGTCTGGGAGCGCTCCCAGACGGACGGCCCCGAAACGCACCCGCCGACCCGCCTACGACGCCCGCGGAGCCGCCCCCGATCCCCTGGGGCCTCATGCGCGGGACGCCGCCGGGAAGCACCATGCGCCACAAGACCCGGGCTGGTGCTTAAAGGATTCGCGACGCCCGACTCCCGTTGC is drawn from Nocardiopsis dassonvillei subsp. dassonvillei DSM 43111 and contains these coding sequences:
- a CDS encoding GNAT family N-acetyltransferase, with protein sequence MSLELPTDRLLIREWQLDDAEEALRIYGADEVAHWLTPEWHPVHDTDAMRLVLHAWVEAGPNLIPPAGRWAIVREEDGQLVGGLSLKLLPPFEEDFELSWVLRPDVWGQGYATEASQAIIAWAFKQGIEEVFAVARPNNERAMAVARRLGMEWVGETEKYYDMRLQVFRLRPS